The segment CGGGCTGCAGCCCGGACTGCAGCCACATCCGCCGGACGTCGGCCGGGTCTCCACCCTCGATCACCGACTCCAGCAGGCGCGCCTCGGCCACTTGGGCCGGCGTGGGGCGGAAGGCCTGCGCCAAAGCCAGGGCCAGGATGCCGGACAGTCGGTCGGCCGCCAGCTCCAACAGGAAGGGATCCGGCGACGGGGACCGCAGCGTGAGCTGGGCAGCAAGCTGCCCGCCGACCACAATGTCGGCCACGGCCATTGACCCCTGCTGTTCAACCGCGCTGCCCGCATGGCCCAGCGGCAGTCCATCAACAGCGGCCAGCGACACCTGTGCCGCCAACCCCGTCGCCACCAGTCCAAGTATGGTGGGCAGGTGGGGGCCCCTGTCGGTGATCTGGCGTGCAATCCGGCGGGAGATGTCGTCAACCACGAGGTGGGCATCCGCCTGTTCATTGACCACCCTGCGGTTCACCGCCTCGGCAATGTCAACGAACGGCGCCACCGCGCGCAGTTCGATCAACGGCAGCCCGCTCTCATTGGCGGCGGCAATCAGCCCGTCCGGCAGCGGGGCCACCCGACCGGCCGTCTGCACGGCCAGGGCCGTGACGTTCCGCCCCGCCAGGCTGCGGACATAATCAAGCTGCTCGCCCGCAGGAAGGGCCAGTAGCGTCTCGCCACCCGAGAGCAGCAGCTCCCCTCCGCGCAGGAGCGGGGCAATTTCGAGCACCTCGCTTGAATGCACCCAGCGGACGACTCGCGCCAGCGTACCCGGGACATTGCTGCACAGCCGCGGGTCCGCGGCGGACATGGGCGCCGAGGCAAGGACTTCAGCAAGGGTGATCATGGACGTCCAAAGATTGGATGGCGACATTTAGTCATCTGATAATGAATAAGTGTACTCATTATGTCTCTGTATTGTGGGCCAAGTCACCAATAGGCTGGAGCAAGATTGCATTCCCCTCACAATGTAGTGAATCGAGTACGGCATGAACCGCACCAAACAACGGTCGAACGAATCGGCGACCATCGAGGTCGAAGATGTTCTGCAGCCCATCCCTGAATCGGCACGAACCAACAAACTCTCAGGCCAGTTCTGGATCTGGGCGGGAGCCAATGTCGCCCCCATCAACTGGATTCTCGGGGCCCTCGGCATCCAGCTTGGCCTGGGCCTCCGTGACACCCTCATCGTGTTGATCGCAGGAAATGCCATTGGCATGGCCGGCTTTGGATTCTTCGTCATCCTTGGCCAGCGGACGGGCGCCACAGGCATGCTCCTGGCACGCGGGGCCTTCGGCCGGCGCGGCGCCTACCTCCCGGCCGCCATCCAGGCGACCATCGCCATTGGCTGGTCCGCCGTGAACACCTGGGTCATCCTGGACCTGGTCATGGCCCTGTTCGGCATGATCGGCTGGGTGGACCCAAGCCAGCGCAACCTCTTGGTTCGCATCGCCGTTGCGGCCGTCATCATGAGTATTCAAGTGGCCATCTGCTACCGCGGATACCGGGCCATCGCCAAGTTTGAACGCCTCACAATGCCACCAACCATCATCGTCCTGGTTGCGATGTCCATCATCGCCTGGACACACCTTGACATTAATTGGGGCTACGCGGGCCCCGCCGGAGCAGTTTTGGAGGGCATGCCGCGAATCGCCGCTATGTCCGCGATCATGACCGTCATCGGCATCGGGTGGGGAATCGGTTGGTTCACCTACGCCCCGGACTACTCCCGCTTCGTTAGCCGCAAGGTCAAGCCGGCCAAGCTGTTCACGGTCAGCGTCCTGGGCCAGTTCCTGCCTGTAGTCTGGCTGGGCATCCTTGGCGCCAGCCTCGCAACAAAGAACGGCTCGGCCGATCCAGGGGAACTGATCGTCTCCAACTTCGGTACCATGGCCATCCCGGTGATCCTGCTGGTGATTCACGGCCCTATCGCCACCAACATCATCAACCTCTACACGTTCGGCGTCGCTTTCCAGGCACTGGATGTAAAGATCTCCCGACGCAAGCTATCGATCCTCGTCGGCATCTTGTCCATGGTTGCCGTCATAGCCTTCATGTTTGCCGAGGACTTTGCGACGATACTCGATACTTGGCTCGGGACCATTGTGGCTTGGGTGGCCACCTGGGGTGGCATCATGGCCGTCCACTACTTCATTTTTGAGCGCCACCACAAGGACTATTCCTACCTGTTCCTGGATTCAAAGTCCACGGCCCTGAAATCCGTCAATCCCATAGCATTCATCGCCTTCTTCGCAGGCATCATCATGACCTGGATGTTCATGTACGGCGGGATCCCGGCCCTCCAAGGCCCTATCGCCACGGCCATGGGCGGCATCGATCTGTCCTGGCTGGCCGGCACCCTCACCGCATCGGTCGTCTACTTCGCACTCGGCTACCCCCGCTTCCGCAAGCGCATCAAGGCGGGAGTGCCACTCGGCATCCGGGTTGGACTGGATGAGGATGCCGTGCTGGCTGAGCACGGTGACGCCTGCGAGGAAAAGGTTCCGGCTCCCGAGCCGGCGCTCACGGCCTAAGACCTTCCCCACCACCCACCCGGCCGCCGAAGTACCTGCCATTGGCCAGCGGCCTTTACCGAGGAACACCCCCAATATGAACAAGTCAGTATTTCTGGAAGACCTGGACGCCTTTACCTACCGCGAAGCCCTGGCGTCCGGAGAGGCGATAGTCCTCATCCCTGTCGGTTCGCTAGAGCAGCACGGACCGCACCTGCCGCTAGGAACGGACACTATCCTGTCTTCGCATTTCGCAGAGGGTGTCGCCAAACGCCTCGGGGCACTCGTTGCCCAGCCCATCGCCTATGGGTACAAGTCACAGCAGAAGTCCGGCGGCGGCAATCACCTCCCCGGAACCACCAGCCTGGACGGTGCCGCACTCATCGGTGTCGCGCGCAATCTGGTCAAGTCCTTCCTTAACCAAGGCGTCCGGCACGTGGTCTTTATCAATGGGCACTTTGAGAACTACCAGTTCCTCTACGAGGGGATCGACCTGGCCTTGGAAGAGCTGGGAATCGGCCCGGGGGCGGAACAGAGCGTGCTGCTGCTTTCCTACTGGGACTTTGTCAGCCAGGACACGCTGGCCCGGGTCTACCCCGACGGCTTCCCGGGTTGGGAGATCGAGCACGGCGGTGTCCTGGAAACCTCGCTCATGCTCCACCTTGAGCCGGCTCGTGTGGCCATGGACCGGCTGGTCGATGGCCCCGCCGCCGTTCTCCCCCGCTTCGACCGGCTCCCCGTAGTGCCGGAGCGGACGCCGGCCACCGGCTGCCTTTCATCGGCAGCCGGGTCCAGCGCGGACAAGGGCGTACTGCTCTACGGCCAAGTTACCGACCACCTCGCCCTGGAACTGGCCGGCGAGCTGCTTGGCCAACCCGCAGTCATACCGGTCTAGGCTGCGTTCCTCTTTACAGGCGTAGATAGGAAGGCAGGCTGCAATCGACCAGGGCCTGCAGACTTCACGCTCCATGGCCCCTGCATCGCGCGGCAGCGTCTGAGAACCGAGACAACAATGTGCCGTGAGACCCATCACAACCCGCCGCGAAATGGTGTGCTGGATACCAGTCCCCTCCCAATGACGAGAAGGTATTCGTATGCAGCAGGCACCAACAGCCGTCAGGACACCAGCGGTCCAAGCCGTCGAAGGCATGGTAAGCACTGTTCTCAGCCGCGGCCTCAACGTCCGCCACATCCGCTTTATGGCCCTCGGATCGGCCATCGGAACAGGGCTCTTCTACGGCTCTGCTTCCGCCATCCAAAAGGCAGGCCCGGCCGTCCTGTTCGCGTACATCATCGGTGGCGCCGCCGTCTTCATGGTGATGCGGGCCCTCGGCGAAATGGCTGTCCGCCATCCAGTCTCCGGCTCATTCGGCCAGTACGCCAGCCGCTACCTCGGACCGCTCGCCGGGTTCATCACCGGCTGGACCTATGTCTTCGAAATGGCCATCGTGGCGATCGCGGACGTGACCGCCTTCAGCATCTACATGGGCTTCTGGTTCCCGCACGTGGACCGATGGATCTGGGTCCTGGCGATTATCCTGCTCCTTGGCGCCATGAACCTCCTGAGCGTCAAGGTTTTCGGGGAGCTTGAGTTTTGGTTCTCCCTCATCAAGGTGGTGGCGATCATTGCCATGATTGCGGGCGGGGCGGGGATCATCGTGTTCGGCTTCCACTCGGGCGACGGCGGTGTGGCACCAGGTGTGGGGAACCTCGTTGACCACGGAGGCCTGTTCCCGAACGGCTTCGAAGGGCTCCTGGCCTCGTTCGCCGTCGTCATGTTCGCCTTTGGCGGGATCGAAACGATCGGCATCACCGCAGGCGAAGCCGCCGACCCCAAGAAAGTCATTCCGCAGGCCGTCAACACGGTGCCGGTGCGCGTCCTGCTGTTCTACGTCCTCACCCTCGGCGTGCTCATGAGCCTGTTCCCTTGGAACGAGATCGGAAACAACGGCAGCCCGTTCGTGCAGATCTTCAGTGGCCTCGGCATCCCCGCCGCTCCCCACATCCTCAATGCGGTGGTCATCACGTCGGCGCTGTCCGCCATTAATAGCGATATTTTCGGCGCCGGACGCATCCTCTTCGGACTCTCCCAGCAGGGACATGCTCCGAAGAGCTTCGGCAAGATCTCGCGCCACGGGGTTCCATGGATGACCGTGGTCCTGATGGGCGGCATCCTCCTGGTGGGCGTGGTGCTCAACGCCGTGATCCCCGAAAACGTGTTCCTGGTGATTGCCTCCATCGCAACCTTCGCGACGGTGTGGGTGTGGGTCATGATCCTCGCATCGCACGTCGCCATGAAGCGGGAGATCAAGCTCAGGGGCTTACCGGCGTCGGAATTCGCATCTCCCTGGTGGCCGGCCGCGTCGGTGTTGACCATCGCCTTCATGGCCTTGGTAATCGTGATTCTTGGCGTCTTCGAGGACACCCGCGTTGCCTTATATGTGGGCGCATTATGGCTCGGGCTGCTGGTGCTGGCCTACAGGTTGTGGGTCCGCGGTGGCGGGCTTATGCGGGCGGAACTGGTCGATGAAACTTCTCAGCCGGCCGGAATCCAATCCACGCGCGAATCTGAATCATAGACCCGGCAGACACGCACTCCGTCCTGGGAAGGACCATCGACAAGCTTCGTGGTGATCTTCATCAGGACGTCGTACGACGCCTTTCCGGAGGCCGCCGTTGACCGTGCCGGGGTTCCGGAGAAGGCGACGGAAACAATGGTGAATGGCCGGGGCACCACCGTTCCGGTCACGATTGAAGAGTGGCTGGCATCGCTTTGCAGCCGGGCTGTGCAAGCATTCTCGATGCGCTGGACCCCCGAGGCGTCGAGCCCCGGTGCTGCCGGAGCCGGCACGGCGGGAACAGGCGCAGCCGACGCTGGTGTAACCGGAACGTCAGGCTTCGCGCTGCCCGGAGCGGACGCCGCCGGGGTCGCGGCCTGACTTGAGGGCGCAGCGCTGACTGAGGGGTTGGCGGCAGCACCGGCGCTCGGCGCCTTGGCGGAGCCCGTTGCGGAGGGCGCCGCGCTTGCGGTGGCCGACGGCGGGGCGCCGGCATCTGCGTGGGATGCTGTCTGTGTGGCGTTGAAGGTGATCGCGCCGGCCAATCCCACCGCAACCACGCCCGCAACCACGATTCCTGCTTTTGCCGCTTGTTTCATTGTTCCCAGCTCATTTCCCTGACCTTTGCGCGGCCAACGGCCGTGCCCTCCCATACGTGAAGCTCCCGATGTTTCACATTGCCGGCGCCCCGACCGTGTCGTACATGGCGTAGTCGTCAGTAGTCAGCGTGCCGTTGCTGAAAAGGTTCAGGCCGAAGCTCACGGCTGTGGCACCGTCCGGTAGCACGGGAGTGGTGAAGCTGGCTTGGGTATAGGTGTCCGACGCCGCCAGCCAGGGACTCGAGGTCCAATAGACCCAAGTGCCCGTAGCATCCCGGTAGTACACCGTAAACTGGGTCACCGCCGTCGACGTGTACCAGGTCCTGAGCGAATAGCTGTGGCCGGCGATGGCCGGCGGAGCGCAGCTGCCGTTGTCCATTGTCTGGAGCAGTTTGGCGTCGCCGTCGGTGTAACCACTGACAGTGAGTTGGACCGCCGTCGTGCCGCTGTGCGCAGCTGGCACGGTGCTGAAGCCCGGGGTGTTCGTTCCATAGCCCCCGGTCTGCCAGCATTGCGGTGCCCAGCCGATTCCCGCCGTCTCAAGGCCGGCGTTCTGCACCAGGTTGGTGCCGGGAGCCGGTGGTGTCGGGGCAGGCGCTGTGGCGGTGTCAAACATTTCGTAGTCATCGGTGATGAGAGTGCCGTTGCTGAAGAGGTTCAAGCCGAAGCTGATTCCGTTTGCTCCCGCCGGGAGTGCGGGCGTGGTCCACGCAGCCTTTTGGTAGCTCGTCGCCGCAGCAAACCATGGGCTGGATGTCCAGTACTTCCAGGAGCCCAAGCCAGTTCTGTAGTACAGGGTGAATTGCGTGGGCACGGTGGACGTGTACCAGGCTCCGATGTTGTATTGATGCCCCTCAGTTGCGGTGGGCGAGCACCCGCCCAGGTCCAGGGCCGGCAACAATTTCGCGTCGCCGTCCACGTAACCGGTCATCACGAGCTTCTCGGCGACCGCGCCCGTCCGGCCAGGGCTGACCACGGAGTAGCTGGGCGTATTGGTGCCATAGCCACCGGCGAACCAGCATTGCGGCATTCCGCTCACCAGGGTCTCCAGCCCAGGGTTCTGCACAAGGTTGCCACTAGGTGCCTGGGGAGGCACCGCCGGGCCGGCGACCAGCGGCTTGACCGCTCCGCCGATCACTTGGTTGACGGTCTTCACCGTGGTCGTTGCGGGACGTGCCTTGAGCCATGTCAGGAATTGGTCGAAGAGGGCTGGTTGGATGTTCAAGGGGTCCGTGCTGTTCGCATCAATGTGGTGGAAGGTCAGCTGCACCCAGCCGCCGGCCGCCTCGGCTTGGGTGACCGAGGTCTGCAGATCCGCCAGCGTCCACGTGGAATCCACCTCATCGGGCGCCGCGGTGTTGTAGGGATTGGCCGGCGGCATCGTCTCAGCCAGGGCGCAGGTGGAACAACTGAAGCGCGTCTTGATATCACCAAGGCCACGGGCGCTGTTGTAGCCGCAACCCTGCGCGATGGTCTCGGCCGCTGCGTTCTCCGAAGCAAAGGGGTAGGCGAAGTCGGTGATCGAGAACCCCCAGTTGCTCAGGTTCACCCTGTCGTTGCAGATCTGACGCTTGGCTTCGTCCGCAGGCAAGGTGATCAAGTCGGGGTGGGTTACGGTGTGACCGCCGATCTCGTTGCCGTCCGCGACAAGTCCGTGGAGGTCCGCAACGGACAGGTAGCCGGGATTGTCCGTGAATCCGGAGGTGATGAAGAACGTCCCTGCCATGCCTTGGGCCTTCATCGTTTGGGCCGCGTTCAGCTGGTCCGCATTCCCGTCGTCGAACGTCAGGGAAACCACGGTGGGATTGGCAGCTTGCGCGGCGGGGGCCGCCACTACCAGCCCGACGCTGGCCAGGGCGATGGCGGCAACGGCCGCGATCGCACGGGAACGACGACGGCGGGAGCCCGCCGTCGGAATGACCCGCGGCTTGAGCTTCTCTTGAGTGGACGGATTGGACAAGTTCATAGACAGACCCCATCTGGCTGCGGCTCAAGGAACCGTAACGGCACGCAGAACGGGGATA is part of the Arthrobacter methylotrophus genome and harbors:
- a CDS encoding PucR family transcriptional regulator → MITLAEVLASAPMSAADPRLCSNVPGTLARVVRWVHSSEVLEIAPLLRGGELLLSGGETLLALPAGEQLDYVRSLAGRNVTALAVQTAGRVAPLPDGLIAAANESGLPLIELRAVAPFVDIAEAVNRRVVNEQADAHLVVDDISRRIARQITDRGPHLPTILGLVATGLAAQVSLAAVDGLPLGHAGSAVEQQGSMAVADIVVGGQLAAQLTLRSPSPDPFLLELAADRLSGILALALAQAFRPTPAQVAEARLLESVIEGGDPADVRRMWLQSGLQPGHGAVVAVFRTPGRGEVNFSAVERALRAGGVNVKSHLRDGELVVLFALGPNNARAAREALIMAAREAVGGSDICASFGPNVVDGLSAHESYVEAREILGLDMPAVGQVLDAMEFLGRRIFGAVPDPAFLDLYVRSSLGELLEWDRKHGTDLLATLVCWLGLGCNTTASAATLNIERQTMHKRLNKIQELLGGDPRTSGRLFDIHIAAKAAANGVAGSVGT
- a CDS encoding cytosine permease, with the protein product MNRTKQRSNESATIEVEDVLQPIPESARTNKLSGQFWIWAGANVAPINWILGALGIQLGLGLRDTLIVLIAGNAIGMAGFGFFVILGQRTGATGMLLARGAFGRRGAYLPAAIQATIAIGWSAVNTWVILDLVMALFGMIGWVDPSQRNLLVRIAVAAVIMSIQVAICYRGYRAIAKFERLTMPPTIIVLVAMSIIAWTHLDINWGYAGPAGAVLEGMPRIAAMSAIMTVIGIGWGIGWFTYAPDYSRFVSRKVKPAKLFTVSVLGQFLPVVWLGILGASLATKNGSADPGELIVSNFGTMAIPVILLVIHGPIATNIINLYTFGVAFQALDVKISRRKLSILVGILSMVAVIAFMFAEDFATILDTWLGTIVAWVATWGGIMAVHYFIFERHHKDYSYLFLDSKSTALKSVNPIAFIAFFAGIIMTWMFMYGGIPALQGPIATAMGGIDLSWLAGTLTASVVYFALGYPRFRKRIKAGVPLGIRVGLDEDAVLAEHGDACEEKVPAPEPALTA
- a CDS encoding creatininase, with translation MNKSVFLEDLDAFTYREALASGEAIVLIPVGSLEQHGPHLPLGTDTILSSHFAEGVAKRLGALVAQPIAYGYKSQQKSGGGNHLPGTTSLDGAALIGVARNLVKSFLNQGVRHVVFINGHFENYQFLYEGIDLALEELGIGPGAEQSVLLLSYWDFVSQDTLARVYPDGFPGWEIEHGGVLETSLMLHLEPARVAMDRLVDGPAAVLPRFDRLPVVPERTPATGCLSSAAGSSADKGVLLYGQVTDHLALELAGELLGQPAVIPV
- a CDS encoding amino acid permease, with translation MQQAPTAVRTPAVQAVEGMVSTVLSRGLNVRHIRFMALGSAIGTGLFYGSASAIQKAGPAVLFAYIIGGAAVFMVMRALGEMAVRHPVSGSFGQYASRYLGPLAGFITGWTYVFEMAIVAIADVTAFSIYMGFWFPHVDRWIWVLAIILLLGAMNLLSVKVFGELEFWFSLIKVVAIIAMIAGGAGIIVFGFHSGDGGVAPGVGNLVDHGGLFPNGFEGLLASFAVVMFAFGGIETIGITAGEAADPKKVIPQAVNTVPVRVLLFYVLTLGVLMSLFPWNEIGNNGSPFVQIFSGLGIPAAPHILNAVVITSALSAINSDIFGAGRILFGLSQQGHAPKSFGKISRHGVPWMTVVLMGGILLVGVVLNAVIPENVFLVIASIATFATVWVWVMILASHVAMKREIKLRGLPASEFASPWWPAASVLTIAFMALVIVILGVFEDTRVALYVGALWLGLLVLAYRLWVRGGGLMRAELVDETSQPAGIQSTRESES
- a CDS encoding polysaccharide deacetylase family protein, coding for MNLSNPSTQEKLKPRVIPTAGSRRRRSRAIAAVAAIALASVGLVVAAPAAQAANPTVVSLTFDDGNADQLNAAQTMKAQGMAGTFFITSGFTDNPGYLSVADLHGLVADGNEIGGHTVTHPDLITLPADEAKRQICNDRVNLSNWGFSITDFAYPFASENAAAETIAQGCGYNSARGLGDIKTRFSCSTCALAETMPPANPYNTAAPDEVDSTWTLADLQTSVTQAEAAGGWVQLTFHHIDANSTDPLNIQPALFDQFLTWLKARPATTTVKTVNQVIGGAVKPLVAGPAVPPQAPSGNLVQNPGLETLVSGMPQCWFAGGYGTNTPSYSVVSPGRTGAVAEKLVMTGYVDGDAKLLPALDLGGCSPTATEGHQYNIGAWYTSTVPTQFTLYYRTGLGSWKYWTSSPWFAAATSYQKAAWTTPALPAGANGISFGLNLFSNGTLITDDYEMFDTATAPAPTPPAPGTNLVQNAGLETAGIGWAPQCWQTGGYGTNTPGFSTVPAAHSGTTAVQLTVSGYTDGDAKLLQTMDNGSCAPPAIAGHSYSLRTWYTSTAVTQFTVYYRDATGTWVYWTSSPWLAASDTYTQASFTTPVLPDGATAVSFGLNLFSNGTLTTDDYAMYDTVGAPAM